The following are encoded in a window of Anoplopoma fimbria isolate UVic2021 breed Golden Eagle Sablefish chromosome 3, Afim_UVic_2022, whole genome shotgun sequence genomic DNA:
- the LOC129088953 gene encoding sterile alpha motif domain-containing protein 9, with product MVSEKEGNQQPNPHDLGPGRQGANMSTVPSDILKIPVEIQKTLDNLLKDDLKNFNFYLQEYSKSKHGPIPRGKLEGKDTMDTTKLMTDHYGSKEALQVTKDILKEINQRELARQLEKKMGQLEQQSLSKDVLKKEANQGEKLKNLLTCGGNSLDNYDQFIVVVNKSSPEQVEYLLFLNKLKPFCVLDFDPNSVAQGGLCHFYRESRVANLHTPSQYQGQTETVIKGLNLYKHTSWVFCNGRHDLDGESNKELDYKNWLRKSCRDVEQLVSFICNPDVLLHNGSLIIFLLLSPVDTEKDPIFDIYKSFIKHTKEESIITICESQGMYEKWRKLVQEKCESDIDPRSIYDLTLSEVNGTVMALGPFNQSSERLLPSSGSSFVVLKQKDEDLLAALDILCMNQCENTIDENSSEFHDHRIRVEEEFYKGGKVKWWNFYFCDKDKEKPFVKRDKYENVKKMIRSQLRDSKNMCALLNLFHHPGCGGTTLAMHVMWDLRQEFRCAVLKDNTLPKKEVANQVSTLMKLESEKPSPVLLLVDDSKEAENPHILVNCIHKAVEYGLNMNVVDAPNCKVIILNCVRSHSPKEQYKQQNTAQSQFITASLTQEEQKEFEKKLKELQETHEKPENFYSFMIMKSNFDKKYIKDLARNTLENFDYSSNKARLFAFLVLLNTYMAESEISLSLCKDFLGMKMIQWSGDSIMGRMEPYSNFLIMDTVEDLGGYKGIRILHHSIASACLEELERSYLLKVSDITMEILHCDLFFSIGVVKHRFMLSIQQMLIERQRKKDGDEREPFSPLIGKIHQDQGRQTVQDIFVKASSRFVTSASIPQALARYLYIKESDFPEALQWAEKAKNIRQNPYTFDTIGQIHKSNLKSNNHREKQETSRNPEDLKTNIKIAENAIAAFKRAQELANEDDKPETEAADDESDDYPRKSYDVNGYVGVLDIAFLVFEILSRLPFFEENHPMKKKYLQSFLKKTIPITSVYKKDNEFNNRYVEIIKEHEHFLQSLKSEVKEIFELLVFYFTNIKANTSKLDFLSIVSVLFKKYVSLFCTTSEEIKQEQHPHLNLEIAIEERRLFLEEKHADTFSGILQLLDNPAVEIEKITECYAFLQQQQLINQKQKTKETINYILSNIVLYVLRRKSKHVKSYSYLSTLLLKTLQEVGLQYPFPDPYYLAMLLLWPSPRHENTEIETYVRAIRKSKRLFLSFRIRNTIALLYLGKEEGLKRLVSKRQLDENFKEMRRDTLSQLWRNGDIFKNKAIINRLHRVSGTTEQGEVFANYGKLKIPVRPALIAGIRSGSSTEKVSFYLGFAINGPLAYDIQYEN from the coding sequence GTCAACTGGAACAGCAGAGTCTTTCGAAAGACGTTTTGAAGAAAGAAGCTAACCAGGGTGAAAAACTTAAGAATCTGTTAACTTGCGGTGGGAACTCACTGGACAACTATGACcaatttattgttgttgtcaacAAGAGTAGTCCAGAACAAGTAGAGTATCTTCTGTTTTTGAATAAGCTGAAACCCTTTTGTGTGTTGGACTTTGACCCTAACTCTGTTGCTCAAGGTGGATTGTGTCATTTCTACAGAGAGTCAAGGGTGGCCAATCTGCATACACCATCACAGTATCAAGGACAAACTGAAACAGTGATAAAAGGCCTTAACCTCTACAAACACACCAGCTGGGTCTTCTGCAATGGCAGACATGACCTTGATGGTGAGTCAAACAAGGAGTTAGACTATAAAAACTGGCTGAGGAAATCTTGCAGAGATGTAGAGCAGttggtttcatttatttgcaaCCCTGACGTTCTTTTACACAATGGAAGTCTCATAATTTTCCTCTTACTCTCACCTGTGGACACTGAAAAAGACCCAATCTTTGACATCTACAAATCtttcatcaaacacacaaaagaggaAAGCATCATCACTATTTGTGAATCTCAGGGCATGTATGAGAAATGGCGGAAGCTTGTACAAGAAAAGTGTGAATCTGACATCGACCCACGATCAATATATGATCTGACCCTCAGTGAGGTCAATGGAACCGTAATGGCACTGGGACCATTCAATCAGTCATCCGAAAGGTTGCTTCCCTCTTCTGGTTCTAGTTTTGTTGTTCTAAAGCAGAAGGATGAAGACTTGTTGGCAGCTCTGGATATTTTGTGTATGAATCAGTGTGAAAACACAATTGATGAAAACAGTTCAGAGTTTCATGACCACAGAATCAGAGTTGAGGAGGAATTCTACAAAGGAGGCAAAGTCAAATGGTGGAACTTCTACTTCtgtgacaaagacaaagagaagccATTTGTTAAACGGGACAAGTACGAAAATGTGAAGAAGATGATAAGGTCTCAGTTAAGGGATTCCAAAAACATGTGTGCCCTACTCAATCTGTTTCATCATCCAGGCTGTGGAGGTACCACTTTAGCAATGCATGTGATGTGGGATCTCCGTCAAGAGTTCAGGTGTGCTGTACTGAAGGACAACACACTGCCAAAGAAAGAAGTTGCCAATCAAGTCAGTACGCTCATGAAACTTGAAAGTGAGAAACCATCTCCAGTTTTGCTGTTAGTCGATGATTCAAAAGAAGCCGAGAATCCTCACATACTTGTGAACTGCATACATAAAGCAGTAGAGTATGGCTTAAACATGAATGTGGTTGACGCACCAAACTGCAAAGTCATCATCCTTAACTGTGTTCGATCCCACAGCCCAAAGGAGCAAtacaaacagcagaacacagcACAAAGTCAATTCATAACTGCTTCATTGACACAAGAAGAGCAGAAGGAGTTTGAAAAGAAGCTCAAAGAACTTCAAGAAACTCATGAAAAACCTGAAAACTTTTACAGCTTCATGATCATGAAGAGCAACTTTGACAAAAAGTACATCAAGGATCTTGCTCGTAACACACTGGAGAACTTTGATTACAGCTCAAATAAGGCCAGACTGTTTGCCTTTCTAGTGTTACTTAACACTTATATGGCAGAATCAGAaatctctctttccctctgtaaAGATTTTCTGGGGATGAAAATGATACAATGGTCGGGGGACAGCATAATGGGCAGAATGGAGCCATACTCAAACTTTCTCATCATGGACACAGTTGAAGACTTGGGAGGATACAAAGGAATCCGCATCCTTCATCACTCCATAGCATCTGCATGTCTGGAAGAGTTGGAGAGAAGCTACTTACTAAAAGTAAGTGATATCACTATGGAGATTCTTCATTGTGATCTGTTCTTCAGTATTGGTGTTGTCAAACACAGATTCATGCTCTCTATTCAACAAATGTTGATTGAAAGGCAGCGCAAGAAAgatggagatgagagagaaCCATTTTCTCCTCTTATAGGCAAAATCCACCAAGATCAAGGGAGACAAACTGTCCAAGACATCTTTGTGAAAGCATCATCCAGGTTTGTGACAAGTGCGTCTATTCCTCAGGCCCTTGCGAGATATTTGTACATCAAGGAGAGTGACTTCCCAGAGGCTCTGCAATGGGCTGAAAAGGCCAAGAACATCAGACAAAACCCATACACATTTGACACAATTGGGCAGATTCACAAAAGCAATTTAAAATCTAACAAccacagagaaaagcaggaaactTCACGCAATCCAGAGGacctaaaaacaaacattaaaatagcAGAAAATGCTATTGCAGCATTTAAAAGGGCTCAAGAGCTGGCAAATGAAGATGACAAACCTGAGACAGAAGCTGCTGATGATGAGTCAGATGACTATCCCAGAAAGTCATATGATGTTAATGGCTATGTAGGGGTGCTGGATATTGCCTTCCTGGTCTTTGAGATATTGAGCAGATTGCCCTTCTTTGAGGAAAATCATCCAATGAAGAAGAAGTACTTGCAgagttttctgaaaaaaacaatcccaATCACCAGTGTGTATAAGAAGGACAATGAGTTCAACAACAGATATGTGGAGATAATCAAAGAACACGAACACTTTCTACAGAGTTTAAAATCTGAAGTAAAAGAAATTTTCGAACTTCTTGTCTTTTACTTCACAAATATAAAAGCGAACACCtctaaattagattttctttcgATTGTCagtgtactttttaaaaagtatgtaTCTCTTTTTTGCACTACTtcagaggaaataaaacaagaacaacaTCCTCATCTCAATTTGGAAATCGCTATTGAGGAGCGAAGATTGTTTCTTGAAGAGAAACATGCAGATACATTTTCCGGAATTCTTCAGCTTTTGGACAATCCTGCCGTGGAGATTGAGAAGATCACAGAATGCTATGCATtcttacaacaacaacaacttatcaaccaaaaacaaaagacaaaggaaaCCATCAATTACATTTTGTCAAACATAGTTCTTTACGTTTTGAGAAGAAAATCTAAACATGTAAAGAGTTACAGCTACCTCTCTACTCTACTTTTGAAAACGCTCCAAGAAGTAGGACTTCAGTATCCCTTCCCAGATCCATACTACCTGGCTATGCTGTTACTCTGGCCAAGTCCTAggcatgaaaacacagaaattgaGACATATGTGAGAGCAATTCGGAAATCGAAGCGCCTGTTTTTATCATTTCGAATAAGGAACACTATTGCCCTCCTCTACCTTGGGAAAGAAGAGGGACTCAAGAGGCTTGTTTCTAAACGCCAACTAGATGAGAATTTTAAAGAGATGCGCCGTGATACCTTGTCGCAACTTTGGCGGAATggagatatatttaaaaacaaagcaattatTAACCGCCTTCACAGAGTCAGTGGAACGACTGAACAAGGAGAGGTGTTTGCCAATTATGGCAAACTGAAAATCCCTGTGCGTCCAGCTTTAATTGCTGGTATAAGAAGTGGTTCAAGCACAGAAAAAGTTTCTTTCTACCTTGGCTTTGCCATTAATGGACCCCTGGCATATGATATCCAGTATGAAAACTAG